In Acidimicrobiales bacterium, the genomic window GGGCCTCATCGACGAGATCCCGATCCTGGCGGTCGCCGCGGCCCGCGCTCACGGTGTCACCCGGTTCCGCGGGGTCGGTGAACTGCGCCACAAGGAATCCGATCGCCTCGCGACCACGAGCGAACTGGTCGCGGTGATGGGCGCCGGGGTCAGCGTGACCGACGACGAACTCCACGTGGTCGGCGTGACGGTCTCCGAGCCCGTCACGATCGACTCCCACGGCGACCACCGCATCGCGATGGCCGCCGCCGTCGCCGCCCTCGTCGCCGACGGGGACTCGGTCATCGACGGGTTCGACGCCGTCGCCACGAGCTATCCGGACTTCCGGGCCCATCTGGCCTCCTTGACCGGTCACGGTGGTGACGCGTCGTGAGCGGTTCCCAGCGGGTGATCGCGGTGGACGGCCCCGCGGGTTCGGGTAAGTCCACCCTGTCTCGCCTGGTGGCCGCGGAGCTCGGACTGGACCACCTCGACACAGGCGCCATGTACCGGGCGGTCGCCTGCGCTGTCCTGCGCCGTGGCCTGGACCCCTCTGATACGGCTGCGGTGTCCGAGGCCGCTGCGGACGCGTCCATCGAGATCGATGCCGGCACGGTCGTCGTCGACGGAACGGATGTCACCGCGGAGATCCGGGGCACCGAGGTGACCGGAGCGGTGAGCGCGGTCGCGGCCAATCCGCAGGTTCGCGAGATCCTCCGGGTACGACAGCGCGAGTGGGGACTCGACCGAGAAGGCGGCGTCCTGGAGGGCCGCGACATCGGCACGGCGGTGTTTCCCGACGCCGGTCTGAAGATCTACGTGACAGCGTCGGCGCACGAGCGCGCGCGCCGTCGGGCGGCCGAGAGCGGGGGAGACGTCGCCGTAATCGAGGCGGAGATCACGGCCCGTGACCACGCGGACTCCACCCGGGAGCACGATCCCCTGACCGTCGCGGCCGACGCCGTCACCATCGACACCACGGACCTCACCGTCGACGAAGTGGTTCAACGGGTGGTGGCACTGGCGCGCGAGGTCGTCCGGTGAGGGAGGTGGACCCGTGAGCGACGACGAGGCCCGTTTCGGCGGCGTCGAGTTCGGGCGGCCCCAGTCGTGGCGCCAACGGATCGTCTACTTCGTGCTGCACCGGCTCGCGCAGATCGTGTTCCGGCTCTACTTCAGAACGTGGTCGCGCGGGCGTGAGCGGTTCCCCATGAAGGGACCGGTCATCATCTGTCCGGCCGGGCACCGTTCCAATCTCGACACGCCGCTCGTCGGGTCCTACACGCACCGGCAGCTGCGCTACATGGCGAAGGACTCGTTGTTCACGAGTCCGTTCTGGACGCGCTTCATCGTCGCCCTCGGCGGATTCCCCGTGCACCGCGACCGCCTCGACCGGAAAGCCCTCGGCTACGCCACGGCGTGCCTGGAGCGGGGCGAGGCGCTCGTCGTCTTCCCTGAGGGTGAACGCAAGCAGGGGCCGAGGGTGCAGCCCCTTCTCGAGGGCGCCGTGTGGTTGTCGGTACGCACCGGCGTGCCCATCCTGCCCCTCGGCGTGGGCGGCAGCGAGCAGGCGATGCCGAAGGGCACCGTCGTCCCGCGGCCCCGTGCCATCCGCTTCGTCACGGGCGAGCTCACCTGGCCGCCCGAGCCCAACGAGAGGGGCCGGGTTTCGCGCGAGGCGATCACGAAGGCCACCGAGGACCTGCGCGAGACGCTCCAGGGCCTCTTCGACGAAGCGCAGGTCTGGGCGGGCTCGCCCAACGAGCGGTGAAACATGGTGGCTGATCAGATCGACCTCGTCATCGACGAGGCTGTGAAGATTCAGCTCGAGGAACTCATCACGACCGACGCAGTTCAGAACTTCCCGTTGTTCGAGTTGATTCTCCGCTGGCCTGATCGTGACGAGGTGTTTCGAACGGCCGCCGCTCTCCTCTCTGCCGCCCGTAAGGAACGTCGCCTGGTTGGGCTGCGGATCCTCCGGGAGATCGATACCCAGAGGGACTCTGCGGCGCAGCTGGTGCTGACCGCCCTGGACGTCAGCGCCGAAGCGGATGAACTCGCCATACACCTGAGCGCGGTCGCCTGGTTGGGCACCGCTGAAGCGGTGAAACCAACGATAGTGCTCGTTGATCACCCCGATCCCGGGGTTCGTCATGCCATGACCGAGGTGCTCTCATTCTGCTCGCCGACGCCCATGCCCGGCGAGGTGCGCGACGCGTTGATCGTCCTGTCGGCGGACCCCGTCGAGAGAATCCGATTTTCGGCGGTCTTCGAGATCAGGAGCTGGATCGAGTCCCGCGGTTTGGGTGGTGACGAGGTCTTGACGGCGATGAGGGCTCGGTTGGAGGACGAAGACGAAGATGTCCGGCGAACGGCTCATGAGGCAGTTGCCCAGTTGGAGACAAACGGAGCTAGCTAAGCTAGGACCATGCCAAGCCATGTGGTGAACACGCACGAGGCGAAGAGTCGGCTATCTGAGCTCATCCGCGAGGCTGAGAACGGGATCGAGGTCATCGTTGCTCGCAACGGAGCGCCGGTGGCGAAGATCATTCCGTGGCCTCCGCCGCGGCCGCCAAGGGTGGCTGGCGGATGGGCGGGGCGCGTCGAGCTGCCCGACGACCCTGACGAGATCGTCGGCTCGGATCCGGAGGTCGTGGCCGCCTTCGCCGCCTCGGCTGCTGCCGACGAACAGTGAGGCTCCTGGTCGACAGTCACGTGGCGCTGTGGTGGCTCGCCGGGCACGAGGCCCTCGGTGAGAACTGCAGGGAGGCTCTGGCCGGCGCGGATCAGGTGCTGTTCTCGGCAGCTACTCCCTGGGAGTTGGCCATCAAGAGAGCGAGCGGAAAGATCGGGTTTCCCGACGGACTCGTGGCCGAGCTCACCGACAGTGGATTCGAGGAACTCCCGATTCGCGCCGAGCACGGCTTGCATGCGGCGGACCTGCCGCCCCATCACGCCGACCCGTTCGACCGGATGCTCGTCGCCCAGGCCCAGATGGAGGCACTCGACCTTGTGACCGCCGACCGCAGCCTCGGGGCCTATGACGTGGGGCTGGTCGACGCCCGGGTCTGAATCGGAGTCAGTCGGTGGCCGGGGTGGCGGCGAGGCCGCCGTCCATCGCCGACAGCACGTCGCTGGCCGCCATCGCCCTGTCAGCGGTGATTCCGGACGGTAGGGGTGCGCCGATGCCCGCCGCAGCGAAACCGGCGACGGCACCGATGAGGTCCCTCAGCTGGCGTGGCGGGGGGAAGTACTCGTCTTCGACGGTGGCGCCGAGTTCCTCGACCCCGTCGCGGGGGTTCAGGCGGGCCACCACGGCGTCCACGAGTTCCTCGGGAGCCGACGCACCGGCCGTCACGCCGACGACACCGTGGAGATCGTCGGGCAGTTCGTTCGCGGCGTTGACGCGCAGTACCAGCGGGCAGCCGATCTCGCGGGCGAGCTTCTCGAGTGCGAGCGTGTTGGAGGAGTTGGAGGAGCCGACGACGATGAACGCGTCGCAGCGCTCGGCGATGTCGAGCAGGGCCGCCTGGCGGTTCGTGGTGGCGAAGCACAGATCGCTGCGTCCGGGGGTCCACATCTCGGGAAAGCGTTCCCGCGCCGCCTTCGCCACGCCGGACCAGTCGCTGTGCGACA contains:
- the cmk gene encoding (d)CMP kinase, coding for MSGSQRVIAVDGPAGSGKSTLSRLVAAELGLDHLDTGAMYRAVACAVLRRGLDPSDTAAVSEAAADASIEIDAGTVVVDGTDVTAEIRGTEVTGAVSAVAANPQVREILRVRQREWGLDREGGVLEGRDIGTAVFPDAGLKIYVTASAHERARRRAAESGGDVAVIEAEITARDHADSTREHDPLTVAADAVTIDTTDLTVDEVVQRVVALAREVVR
- a CDS encoding lysophospholipid acyltransferase family protein gives rise to the protein MSDDEARFGGVEFGRPQSWRQRIVYFVLHRLAQIVFRLYFRTWSRGRERFPMKGPVIICPAGHRSNLDTPLVGSYTHRQLRYMAKDSLFTSPFWTRFIVALGGFPVHRDRLDRKALGYATACLERGEALVVFPEGERKQGPRVQPLLEGAVWLSVRTGVPILPLGVGGSEQAMPKGTVVPRPRAIRFVTGELTWPPEPNERGRVSREAITKATEDLRETLQGLFDEAQVWAGSPNER
- a CDS encoding type II toxin-antitoxin system prevent-host-death family antitoxin is translated as MPSHVVNTHEAKSRLSELIREAENGIEVIVARNGAPVAKIIPWPPPRPPRVAGGWAGRVELPDDPDEIVGSDPEVVAAFAASAAADEQ
- a CDS encoding type II toxin-antitoxin system VapC family toxin, producing MRLLVDSHVALWWLAGHEALGENCREALAGADQVLFSAATPWELAIKRASGKIGFPDGLVAELTDSGFEELPIRAEHGLHAADLPPHHADPFDRMLVAQAQMEALDLVTADRSLGAYDVGLVDARV
- the ispH gene encoding 4-hydroxy-3-methylbut-2-enyl diphosphate reductase, which gives rise to MDVDKVLLATPRGFCAGVEMAIKALAVMVRTFEAPVYCYHEIVHNKAVVRRFEKLGVVFVDSIDEVPPGSPLMLSAHGSAPEVVQAARDTGGYVVDSVCPLVTKVHHEVKVRAGKGYRIVYVGHEGHEEAVGTMAVAPEAIHRVESVDDVAALPDFDEPVALLAQTTLSHSDWSGVAKAARERFPEMWTPGRSDLCFATTNRQAALLDIAERCDAFIVVGSSNSSNTLALEKLAREIGCPLVLRVNAANELPDDLHGVVGVTAGASAPEELVDAVVARLNPRDGVEELGATVEDEYFPPPRQLRDLIGAVAGFAAAGIGAPLPSGITADRAMAASDVLSAMDGGLAATPATD